A window of Candidatus Babeliales bacterium genomic DNA:
ATACCAACACCATAAAATTCACCGCGTGTTGTTTCTTGCATCTCAAGATATGTTTTTGGATCTAAAAAATTTGAGTGAGCATCAAGAGAATTAATAAAGCCGTCAATGGCTTTGATCATGTTTTCCTGTGGATTGGTGATGGCATAGTGTTTTTTATGTGCGATGTCCATTGCTTGCGCAAAGGTGCGTGACCAGTTAAATATTGTTTCATCAAAGGTTTCATCACTTATTGCAGCAGTAGGTTGTGAGGTGCTGTTCTGCGCTGCTAGGGGAATAAGAAGGGAAATTATAAGAGCGGTAAAAATGGCATGTATGTTTTTCATTCCAACTCCTTTTTTTTAACCCAATCTACGCTATTGCTAGGTTAAACTAGCGAATACAAAGAGGATATGTGCATGGGCCAACAATAGTGGCTTATGCTATAGTAAAAGCGAAATATTGTAACTTAAGTCAATAAAATTGAATAATAGAGGGGGATATTGGTTATCAAAAAGAAAATAAAAAGGGGGAGACAATGGTACGAGTAAAAAAAATGTTTATGAAAGTGTTGTTGGTTGTTGAAATGGCAGCTTTTGGACATTTGTACTTTTTTGGCAATAACGGCATCAAGGCCTTACAAAATCAAAAAGTTGTAGTTGTTGATTTGGAAAAAAATATTACTCAACTGAACGATGAGGTTATACAGTTAGAACAAGAAATGCATGTGTGGCAGACTGATGATTTTTACAAAGAAAAAATTGCTCGCGAACAGTTGCAGATGGCACGCAAGGGTGATGAGCTTTTTTATATAGGTACATAACCCCATGTTTCATTTCATTACACACGGGGACCCCTCTATTTAAATTGTTTTGCCTATTTTTTTTCCGTTCGCTTGACCCCTGTTACGTAAAAACTTCACAGGGAACCCCTTATCAGATTTT
This region includes:
- a CDS encoding septum formation initiator family protein — its product is MVRVKKMFMKVLLVVEMAAFGHLYFFGNNGIKALQNQKVVVVDLEKNITQLNDEVIQLEQEMHVWQTDDFYKEKIAREQLQMARKGDELFYIGT